The following are encoded together in the Pelagicoccus enzymogenes genome:
- the trxA gene encoding thioredoxin: MADIINLNEQSFDEAISTASGPVLVDFWAPWCGPCKAIAPLLEEIAGELDGKAAITKVNVDENSAIAAKFNVRAIPTLILFKGGEQVETIVGMIGKDDLKAKIEAHV; the protein is encoded by the coding sequence ATGGCAGACATCATCAACCTGAACGAACAAAGCTTCGACGAAGCAATCTCCACCGCAAGCGGACCGGTCCTCGTGGATTTCTGGGCGCCTTGGTGCGGCCCCTGCAAGGCCATCGCTCCCCTTCTCGAAGAAATCGCTGGCGAACTGGACGGAAAAGCCGCCATTACCAAGGTCAACGTAGACGAAAACAGCGCCATCGCTGCCAAGTTCAACGTCCGCGCCATCCCGACTCTGATCCTCTTCAAAGGCGGCGAGCAGGTCGAAACCATCGTCGGCATGATCGGCAAGGACGACCTCAAGGCCAAGATCGAAGCCCACGTTTAA
- a CDS encoding beta-mannosidase produces MIETLSLDGTWTLKGPKKINIPATVPGCVHADLHREKLIPDPYFRDNEKLVQWVGEKSWTYSRSFEASESMLERDRVLLRFDGLDTLAKVTLNGKVLAETNNMFREWEFDVKDRLKVGENTISIVFSSALAYGLDKQKERFLWQTGIGHHRLEGGQWVRKEQSNFGWDWGPMIVTMGIWRSVRIDAFDTAEISELLVKQSLSKAFKKAELEVEATVNLARRTKLSAFVTVSKDGAVVASGEAAVVRGKAKTSLTVKSPQLWWPNGLGEQPLYVVAVSLLDSEGEVISQSSKRIGIRELKLVREKDKWGESFCFEANGNRFFAKGANWIPSDQFDVWGTDERNRDLLKSSVEANMNMIRVWGGGKYERDDFYDACDELGICIWQDFMFACAAYPGFDDDWVANVEVEIEQQVKRIRHHACLAIWCGNNELEHISPILGDEPGQMPWDEYMNLFDKVIGKIVKRNDPQRDYWPSSEHSPVGDRKFSQNPDCGDAHLWKVWHGREPFEWYRTAYHRFCSEFGFQSFPEPSTIETYTNKEERNVTSYVMEQHQRSPIGNSAIIDYMLSWFRLPVGFDNTIWLTQILQGLAIKYAVEHWRMNKPRCMGALYWQLNDCWQVASWSSVDFFGKWKALHYAARNFFNPLLVAGVEDLDTDSVAIHVVNDLLEAKSLSINWKVVDVEGRELETGSKKIRAGANSTGVFKTLKLKKLVAKHGQRGLIVKLALKDGRKVVSENLVTFARPKHLTLEDPMLSVKVKAATRGSFDVTVSAKKPALWTWLELKGIDARYSDNFVHLMAGESNTIRVTPQIKTTAIAVKAALRARSVFDTYQEI; encoded by the coding sequence ATGATTGAAACGCTCTCTCTCGATGGAACTTGGACGCTGAAGGGTCCCAAGAAGATTAATATCCCTGCAACCGTGCCGGGATGCGTGCATGCTGACTTGCACCGGGAGAAATTGATCCCGGACCCCTATTTTCGCGACAACGAGAAGTTGGTCCAGTGGGTGGGCGAGAAAAGTTGGACCTATTCGCGCAGTTTCGAAGCGAGCGAATCCATGCTGGAGAGAGACAGGGTTTTGCTCCGCTTCGATGGCTTGGACACCCTGGCGAAGGTGACGCTAAATGGCAAGGTGCTAGCGGAAACCAACAACATGTTTCGCGAGTGGGAGTTTGACGTGAAAGATCGTCTCAAGGTAGGCGAGAACACGATCTCTATCGTTTTTTCCTCGGCGCTTGCCTATGGACTCGACAAGCAGAAGGAACGCTTCCTCTGGCAAACGGGCATTGGCCATCATCGCTTGGAAGGAGGGCAATGGGTCCGCAAGGAGCAAAGTAACTTCGGTTGGGACTGGGGTCCCATGATCGTGACCATGGGGATTTGGCGTTCGGTGCGTATTGACGCATTCGATACGGCTGAAATATCCGAACTGCTGGTCAAGCAAAGCTTGAGCAAGGCGTTCAAGAAGGCTGAGCTCGAAGTGGAAGCGACCGTGAATCTCGCTCGTCGTACTAAGCTGAGCGCTTTCGTAACGGTCTCCAAGGACGGTGCAGTAGTGGCCAGCGGGGAGGCTGCTGTCGTTCGCGGCAAGGCAAAGACGAGCCTTACGGTCAAGTCACCGCAGCTCTGGTGGCCGAATGGCTTGGGAGAGCAGCCGCTCTATGTGGTCGCGGTCTCTTTGCTTGATAGCGAAGGAGAGGTGATCAGCCAGTCTAGCAAGCGAATCGGCATTCGCGAGCTGAAGCTCGTACGCGAAAAGGACAAGTGGGGTGAGTCGTTCTGCTTCGAGGCCAACGGAAACCGTTTCTTCGCCAAGGGAGCGAATTGGATTCCTTCGGACCAGTTTGACGTATGGGGAACGGACGAAAGAAATCGCGATTTGCTGAAGTCATCCGTCGAGGCGAACATGAACATGATTCGAGTCTGGGGTGGCGGCAAGTATGAGCGTGACGACTTCTACGACGCTTGCGACGAGCTGGGCATTTGCATCTGGCAGGACTTTATGTTTGCTTGCGCCGCGTATCCAGGATTCGACGACGATTGGGTAGCGAATGTTGAGGTTGAGATTGAGCAGCAGGTGAAGCGGATTCGCCACCATGCCTGCCTGGCGATTTGGTGCGGGAATAACGAGTTGGAACACATTTCTCCGATCCTCGGCGACGAGCCGGGGCAGATGCCATGGGATGAGTACATGAACCTTTTCGACAAGGTGATTGGAAAAATTGTGAAGCGAAACGATCCCCAGCGCGACTACTGGCCCTCAAGCGAGCACTCGCCGGTTGGCGACCGGAAGTTCTCTCAGAATCCGGATTGCGGAGACGCCCACCTTTGGAAGGTTTGGCACGGCCGCGAACCGTTTGAATGGTACCGCACCGCCTACCATCGCTTCTGCAGCGAGTTCGGCTTCCAGAGCTTTCCGGAGCCTAGCACGATTGAAACTTATACGAACAAGGAGGAGCGCAATGTTACTTCCTATGTGATGGAGCAACATCAGCGTAGTCCGATCGGAAACAGCGCCATAATCGACTATATGCTAAGCTGGTTCCGACTGCCGGTAGGCTTCGACAATACTATTTGGCTGACGCAAATCCTTCAAGGCTTGGCAATCAAGTACGCGGTCGAGCATTGGCGCATGAACAAGCCTCGTTGCATGGGGGCTTTGTATTGGCAGCTCAATGACTGCTGGCAAGTTGCGAGCTGGTCCTCGGTCGACTTCTTCGGCAAGTGGAAGGCCTTGCATTATGCGGCCCGCAATTTCTTCAATCCGCTGCTGGTTGCAGGTGTCGAGGATCTGGATACCGATTCGGTTGCGATTCACGTCGTCAATGACTTGCTGGAAGCGAAGAGCTTGAGCATCAATTGGAAAGTTGTGGACGTGGAGGGCAGGGAGCTCGAAACGGGGTCCAAGAAGATTCGGGCGGGAGCGAATTCGACGGGTGTTTTCAAGACCTTGAAGCTCAAGAAGCTCGTAGCTAAACACGGGCAGCGTGGGTTGATCGTGAAGTTGGCCCTTAAGGACGGGCGCAAGGTCGTGAGCGAAAACCTCGTGACCTTCGCGCGTCCAAAGCATCTGACCCTAGAGGATCCGATGTTGTCCGTTAAGGTGAAAGCCGCGACTCGCGGTTCTTTCGATGTGACGGTGTCGGCCAAGAAGCCTGCGCTTTGGACTTGGCTTGAGTTGAAGGGGATCGATGCCCGCTACAGCGATAATTTCGTGCACTTGATGGCGGGCGAGTCGAATACGATTCGCGTGACGCCGCAGATCAAGACGACTGCTATCGCCGTCAAGGCGGCCTTGAGAGCTCGGTCCGTTTTTGATACGTATCAGGAAATTTAG
- a CDS encoding alkaline phosphatase D family protein, whose product MSIQSIRLALIASCATLSALSAVAAPKLMQGPMLGHVDQNSAQIWARVAGEANLSILYSESPSFTDARESAPVRALPQNDYCVQATIDGLEAGSFYYYQVLVDGEPLDAVREREGYPLLTAPPSDMEVQFTIAFGAGAKTEVDGMQAIWLQVQNARPHAFFWLGDNESAEGLEPAFQAEQYRKQRNIPFLQPLLRSIPQLATWDGPKKDSAKSFDVFQRYWANPSYGTDENRGSYFNYNYGGVDFFVLDTYSFRQSGEGATLLGNSQLEWLKAELDASAAPFKVLLSSSSWTDIKESSDSTWTAYAHERDDLLGYITQSDIRGVILVSGDNDQAEVKAIPMSRKGGYDFYELVSSPLAQDPVASYDEQEASTINIHEPYASTMNFGLLSFDMTGDDPSFAYDVINVMGESVFPTLEVKASELQNGVSSWQTKVDDPEAYADAGLAPVAPSNAVVQ is encoded by the coding sequence ATGAGCATCCAATCTATCCGCCTCGCTCTCATCGCAAGCTGCGCCACCCTTTCCGCCCTCTCCGCCGTCGCCGCGCCCAAGCTCATGCAAGGCCCCATGCTCGGCCACGTGGACCAAAACTCAGCCCAGATCTGGGCCCGCGTCGCTGGCGAAGCCAACCTTTCCATCCTGTACTCAGAGAGCCCGAGCTTCACCGACGCTCGAGAATCCGCTCCCGTACGCGCCCTCCCACAAAACGACTACTGCGTACAAGCGACGATCGACGGACTCGAAGCCGGCTCCTTCTACTACTACCAAGTACTCGTCGACGGCGAGCCGCTCGACGCCGTTCGCGAACGGGAAGGCTATCCGCTCCTCACAGCGCCGCCTTCCGACATGGAGGTCCAGTTCACCATCGCGTTCGGCGCGGGCGCCAAGACGGAAGTTGACGGCATGCAAGCCATCTGGCTGCAGGTGCAAAACGCCCGCCCGCACGCCTTCTTCTGGTTGGGCGACAACGAGTCAGCGGAGGGCCTCGAGCCGGCCTTCCAAGCGGAGCAATACCGCAAGCAACGCAACATCCCTTTCCTCCAACCCCTCCTGCGCTCCATTCCACAACTAGCAACCTGGGACGGACCTAAAAAAGACAGCGCCAAGTCCTTCGACGTCTTCCAACGCTACTGGGCCAACCCAAGCTACGGAACGGACGAAAACCGCGGCTCGTACTTCAATTACAACTACGGCGGCGTAGACTTCTTCGTGCTCGACACCTACAGCTTCCGACAGAGCGGCGAAGGAGCCACCTTGCTCGGCAATTCCCAACTCGAATGGCTCAAGGCGGAACTCGACGCCAGCGCCGCTCCCTTCAAGGTGCTGCTCAGCTCCAGCAGCTGGACCGATATCAAGGAAAGCAGCGACTCCACTTGGACTGCCTACGCTCACGAGCGCGATGACTTGCTCGGATACATTACCCAATCCGACATCCGCGGCGTAATTCTTGTCTCCGGCGACAACGACCAAGCCGAAGTGAAGGCGATTCCTATGTCACGAAAAGGTGGATACGATTTCTATGAACTCGTGAGCAGTCCCCTCGCCCAGGACCCGGTGGCAAGCTACGACGAACAGGAAGCTTCCACCATCAACATACACGAGCCCTACGCATCGACCATGAATTTCGGCTTGCTGAGCTTCGACATGACCGGCGACGATCCAAGCTTCGCGTACGACGTCATCAACGTTATGGGCGAGAGCGTATTCCCCACCCTCGAAGTAAAGGCTAGCGAATTGCAGAACGGAGTCTCGTCCTGGCAGACCAAAGTGGACGACCCTGAGGCCTATGCTGACGCCGGCCTCGCCCCAGTCGCCCCCAGCAACGCAGTAGTGCAATAG
- a CDS encoding isochorismate synthase yields MDTIQLDPSKAKSYEALHAFLQGCQLKAVEKGRSQLVSIAAESSILDPLAVLESIYEQRQQHFYIERRRDDLAIAGAEDAIRFSPSGPHRFGDAKEWMAEVLHHTIAVGDPSLPFFGPHFFCGFTFFDEVEEASPFPSSTLFVPRWQVVSSKGRCIAIANATIGGGDDVEAVAKRIWNANTKFRTFDYTVEDERSKRGRLEVLQTDECGGESAFQDAVSRALDLIDEGEFKKIVLARALDLQADQAFHPLEILNTLRERYEDCYAFSIANGKGQSFIGASPERLVSVAEGRVNVDVLAGTAPRGKTASEDARLGAGLLDSEKDRREHRIVHESVCRRLQSLGLEPKGDCHPVLKKLQNVQHLFVDVEAKLAGGIHLLDLVAELHPTPAVGGMPREAAVPRIKDHECFERGLYAGPIGWINAKGEGEFLVGIRSALVDGEKARLYAGVGVVKGSVPAREHLETNLKFQALKENLL; encoded by the coding sequence GTGGATACGATCCAGCTAGATCCCAGCAAAGCTAAAAGCTACGAAGCCTTGCATGCGTTCTTGCAAGGCTGTCAGCTCAAAGCGGTAGAAAAGGGGCGATCCCAGCTGGTTAGCATTGCTGCCGAATCGTCGATCCTAGATCCGCTAGCGGTCTTGGAGTCGATCTACGAACAGCGGCAGCAGCACTTCTACATCGAACGTCGACGCGACGACTTGGCGATAGCGGGAGCGGAAGACGCGATCCGATTCTCGCCATCGGGCCCTCATCGCTTTGGGGATGCGAAGGAGTGGATGGCGGAGGTTTTGCATCATACCATCGCGGTAGGGGATCCAAGCTTGCCGTTTTTCGGGCCGCATTTCTTCTGCGGGTTCACTTTTTTCGACGAAGTGGAGGAAGCTTCGCCGTTTCCTTCCTCCACTCTTTTCGTGCCTCGCTGGCAAGTCGTGTCCAGCAAGGGGCGTTGCATAGCGATCGCTAACGCGACCATTGGCGGTGGAGACGATGTTGAAGCCGTCGCCAAACGTATTTGGAATGCAAATACGAAGTTTCGGACCTTTGACTACACGGTAGAAGACGAACGTTCCAAGCGAGGTCGTTTGGAGGTTTTGCAGACCGACGAATGCGGTGGAGAGAGCGCCTTCCAGGACGCGGTCAGCCGAGCCCTCGACCTGATCGATGAGGGCGAGTTCAAGAAGATCGTCTTGGCGCGCGCGTTGGATCTACAGGCTGACCAAGCCTTCCACCCGCTCGAAATTTTGAATACGCTACGGGAGCGTTACGAAGACTGCTACGCGTTCTCTATCGCCAATGGCAAAGGGCAGAGTTTTATAGGAGCCAGCCCGGAGCGGCTTGTCTCTGTCGCCGAAGGGCGAGTCAATGTCGACGTGTTAGCGGGAACCGCTCCTCGTGGCAAGACAGCCTCCGAGGATGCTCGACTGGGAGCGGGGCTGTTGGATAGCGAGAAGGATCGCCGCGAGCACCGGATCGTTCACGAGTCGGTCTGCCGGCGTTTGCAATCGCTTGGTTTGGAGCCCAAAGGCGATTGCCATCCGGTGTTGAAGAAGTTGCAAAACGTGCAACATCTCTTCGTCGATGTGGAGGCCAAGCTAGCTGGTGGTATCCATTTGCTGGATCTCGTTGCCGAACTGCATCCAACTCCGGCTGTAGGCGGAATGCCCAGAGAGGCTGCTGTGCCTAGGATCAAGGATCACGAATGCTTCGAACGCGGTCTCTATGCCGGCCCGATTGGCTGGATAAACGCCAAGGGCGAAGGCGAGTTTTTGGTGGGTATCCGTTCTGCTCTGGTCGATGGCGAAAAAGCGCGGCTCTATGCGGGGGTTGGCGTGGTCAAGGGGTCGGTACCGGCCCGCGAGCATCTCGAGACCAACCTCAAATTTCAGGCCCTAAAGGAAAACCTCCTCTGA
- a CDS encoding RraA family protein, whose amino-acid sequence MKVKLTIRVFVSSILASTFAWPAFAGKGEPENYIETKTYTQEENDALLGLFEGLRVADVADGMHSVGLPHTGFVDPAIHADWLDRKTMKHVIRGIAVTVRYVPTQRSEHPAAGQDFSEWEGNFYNQYSSEPFADHLFPGSVVVIDDVEERDIGSIGSYNILAWKDLGAVGVVTDAGSRDTDEIALQEVPLYLRKRTRGIRPGRNEIESINRPLSFGGVLVMPGDVVVADGDGVIVVPRRVAEDVAAHAQKVLQGDKEGRRGLYERMGIPLDQTVE is encoded by the coding sequence ATGAAAGTTAAGCTGACAATTCGCGTATTTGTTTCCTCGATACTAGCCTCGACGTTTGCCTGGCCTGCCTTTGCGGGCAAGGGCGAGCCTGAGAACTACATCGAAACGAAAACCTACACCCAGGAGGAAAACGATGCCTTGCTGGGCTTGTTCGAAGGTTTGCGAGTGGCGGATGTGGCAGATGGAATGCATTCGGTGGGCTTGCCGCACACGGGGTTCGTGGATCCCGCGATTCATGCGGACTGGCTGGATCGCAAGACGATGAAGCATGTGATCCGCGGCATCGCGGTCACGGTACGTTATGTGCCGACCCAACGTTCGGAGCACCCCGCGGCAGGACAGGACTTTTCCGAATGGGAAGGGAATTTCTACAACCAGTATTCCTCGGAACCGTTCGCGGACCACTTGTTTCCCGGTTCGGTGGTGGTCATCGATGACGTGGAGGAGCGGGACATCGGCTCGATTGGGTCCTACAATATTTTGGCATGGAAGGACCTGGGCGCGGTGGGAGTGGTCACGGATGCGGGCTCGCGAGACACCGACGAAATCGCTCTGCAGGAAGTGCCGCTTTACTTGAGGAAGCGTACGCGGGGAATTCGCCCGGGCCGCAACGAGATCGAGTCGATCAACCGCCCGCTGTCATTCGGAGGGGTTTTGGTGATGCCGGGTGATGTGGTGGTCGCCGATGGGGACGGGGTGATCGTTGTGCCGAGAAGGGTGGCCGAGGACGTTGCGGCCCACGCCCAGAAGGTTTTGCAAGGGGACAAGGAGGGCCGCCGCGGATTGTACGAGAGGATGGGAATTCCTTTGGACCAGACCGTCGAGTAA
- a CDS encoding MFS transporter — protein sequence MPSAPGSNANSAPVSTRSKIIYGLGSGNDMWGNWFYVSFVWLFFNQYLGMSPSLISTALSLRLLWDAITDPVFGWWSDNTRTRFGRRRPFILIGSILSGLFLPVLFMVEVGASDMEYFWWMLLTSIIFMTFVSCFNMPYNSLGAELSPDYSERNSIFKYKGSIQKVMEVASFGAGAFVTALNWENATASDVPQIIGNIFSTAAAWVSGLIASLFTLDFAAAWAALETPFGLQTGDGTEEINIVLSARVYATLLGAAMIAIGLILFFGLKERYYETVNKHQAKTKIISSIWGALRCRPFRVQLSMGLAYSLGLSMVGTLGFYTTVYFVSGGNRTEGNLFNLKMGIVGMLFGFIGPMIWGLLASKLDKKIVILIIQFFGIAVFVATWWLYTPEVKMLQVLATGFIALTQAGFWMMYGSIGADVIDYDELENGVRREGAFSACGSYIMKIGMILGTFITGVALESTGFDAELGGDQPASAIFWIRFLLAAVPIAGLIISLVFIARFPLTADRMKEIRAQLEARRGTV from the coding sequence ATGCCTTCGGCCCCTGGCTCCAACGCTAATTCCGCCCCCGTTTCCACCCGATCCAAAATCATCTACGGACTAGGCTCGGGTAACGACATGTGGGGCAACTGGTTCTACGTTTCATTCGTCTGGCTGTTCTTCAACCAGTACCTTGGGATGTCTCCCTCCCTCATCAGCACCGCCCTGAGCTTGCGCTTGCTCTGGGATGCGATCACCGACCCGGTCTTCGGCTGGTGGTCAGACAACACCCGAACCCGCTTCGGCCGTCGCCGTCCCTTCATCCTGATCGGCTCCATCCTATCCGGACTCTTCCTCCCCGTGCTTTTCATGGTCGAGGTAGGAGCCAGCGACATGGAATACTTTTGGTGGATGCTCCTCACCTCGATCATCTTCATGACCTTCGTGAGCTGCTTCAACATGCCCTACAACAGCCTCGGAGCCGAACTCTCCCCCGACTACTCTGAGCGTAACTCAATCTTCAAGTACAAGGGAAGTATCCAAAAAGTTATGGAGGTCGCTTCCTTCGGGGCCGGCGCCTTCGTCACCGCCCTTAATTGGGAAAACGCCACGGCTTCGGATGTCCCGCAAATCATCGGCAACATATTTAGCACTGCCGCCGCCTGGGTCAGCGGACTCATCGCCAGCCTCTTTACCCTCGATTTCGCTGCGGCATGGGCCGCCCTAGAGACACCCTTTGGCCTGCAGACCGGCGACGGCACCGAGGAGATCAACATCGTTCTCTCGGCCCGCGTCTACGCCACTTTGCTCGGTGCCGCCATGATCGCGATCGGACTGATCCTCTTCTTCGGCCTCAAAGAGCGCTACTACGAAACCGTCAACAAGCACCAGGCCAAGACCAAGATCATCTCCTCCATCTGGGGCGCCCTGCGTTGCCGCCCCTTCCGCGTGCAGCTCTCCATGGGCCTCGCCTACTCGCTCGGCCTAAGCATGGTCGGAACCCTCGGCTTCTACACCACCGTCTACTTCGTGAGCGGAGGCAACCGCACCGAAGGGAATCTCTTCAACCTCAAGATGGGCATCGTGGGCATGCTCTTCGGCTTTATCGGCCCCATGATATGGGGCCTGCTCGCCTCGAAGTTGGACAAAAAAATCGTCATCCTCATCATCCAGTTTTTTGGCATCGCCGTCTTCGTCGCCACCTGGTGGCTCTATACTCCCGAGGTCAAGATGCTGCAAGTGTTGGCCACCGGCTTCATCGCCCTCACTCAAGCTGGCTTCTGGATGATGTACGGATCGATCGGAGCTGACGTCATCGACTACGACGAGCTCGAGAACGGGGTTCGCCGCGAGGGAGCCTTTTCCGCATGCGGCAGCTACATCATGAAAATCGGTATGATTCTCGGGACCTTCATCACCGGCGTAGCTCTGGAGAGTACCGGCTTCGACGCCGAACTCGGAGGGGACCAGCCCGCAAGCGCCATATTCTGGATACGTTTCCTTCTCGCAGCCGTACCCATTGCAGGCCTGATCATCTCACTTGTTTTCATCGCCCGCTTCCCCCTCACCGCCGACCGGATGAAAGAAATCCGCGCCCAGCTCGAAGCGCGCCGCGGCACTGTGTAG
- the menD gene encoding 2-succinyl-5-enolpyruvyl-6-hydroxy-3-cyclohexene-1-carboxylic-acid synthase: MEKNWANANELWADVIAETLFRKGVSYAITCPGSRSSPLTFAFARHEQIEAIPVLDERSAGFFALGIAKRSGKPVVLLCTSGSAVANFFPAVVEASESGVPLLLLTADRPPELQDCSAGQTIDQRKFFSRYVRKEVELAVPEANLGLLRYLRQTVSHCADFASVLHRGPVHVNVPFRDPLIPLEQEGFSSPIEPSAFGAFFDHLEPTDGLPLLQAELPDSISSLRKGMIVVGAVSPVNEDTWCENVASFAHRLGWPLISDALNPIRSHANFFESLICGYESILRNGELAIELIPEHVIVIGSLPTSKSLRNWLSGLDVAMTILHDRPVNLDATHSRATQVFADFEFGGVPVSDGNAADYANRWLDLDLQVAAEFESRFAATDSLFEGKLAWTLAKLLPEGSSLCVSNSMPPRDMEFYFGRSNLGVSVFSSRGANGIDGILSTALGVAHEAERTFLLTGDLALLHDTNGALIAKELKGSLTILLVNNSGGGIFEMLPVSKFDDVFEKHYGTDQRVDFSNWSKTYGIDYELIGSWPKLEEKLAEPSEGVRVLELRTDRKLDAALRKQWFAEISGLLL, from the coding sequence ATGGAAAAGAATTGGGCGAACGCGAACGAGCTTTGGGCTGACGTGATAGCGGAAACCTTGTTTCGCAAGGGCGTTTCCTACGCCATCACTTGTCCCGGCTCGCGAAGCTCGCCGCTTACGTTCGCCTTTGCTCGACACGAACAGATCGAGGCTATCCCCGTCTTGGACGAGCGTTCGGCAGGCTTTTTTGCTTTGGGAATTGCGAAGCGTTCGGGCAAGCCTGTGGTCTTGCTCTGCACGTCTGGATCCGCGGTAGCCAACTTTTTCCCTGCAGTGGTAGAAGCCAGCGAGAGCGGTGTGCCCCTTTTGCTGTTGACTGCGGATCGACCTCCAGAGCTGCAAGACTGTTCTGCGGGACAGACGATCGACCAACGAAAGTTCTTCTCTCGCTACGTGCGCAAGGAAGTGGAGCTCGCAGTTCCAGAAGCGAACTTGGGCTTGCTTCGCTACTTGAGGCAGACGGTTTCCCATTGCGCGGACTTTGCGTCGGTGCTGCATCGCGGGCCGGTCCACGTGAACGTGCCGTTTCGGGATCCTCTCATTCCCCTGGAGCAAGAAGGGTTTAGCTCTCCGATCGAGCCGAGTGCCTTCGGCGCCTTCTTCGACCACCTCGAGCCGACCGACGGCCTGCCGCTCTTGCAGGCGGAGCTGCCGGATTCGATCTCCAGCTTGCGCAAGGGCATGATCGTGGTGGGAGCGGTATCGCCGGTCAACGAAGACACTTGGTGCGAAAACGTGGCTTCGTTTGCCCATCGCCTAGGTTGGCCGCTGATTTCGGATGCTTTGAACCCGATCCGTTCGCATGCGAATTTTTTCGAGTCTTTGATTTGTGGATACGAATCGATCTTGAGAAATGGTGAGTTAGCGATCGAGCTGATTCCCGAGCACGTGATCGTGATTGGCTCGCTGCCTACCAGCAAAAGCTTGCGCAATTGGTTAAGCGGATTGGATGTCGCGATGACGATCTTGCACGATCGTCCTGTCAATCTGGATGCAACCCATTCCCGTGCGACCCAGGTTTTCGCGGACTTTGAGTTTGGAGGCGTCCCGGTGAGCGATGGCAATGCGGCTGACTATGCGAATCGTTGGCTGGACCTGGACCTTCAGGTCGCGGCAGAGTTCGAGTCGCGCTTCGCGGCCACGGATTCGCTTTTCGAAGGCAAGCTCGCGTGGACCCTTGCGAAGCTGCTGCCGGAGGGAAGTTCGCTTTGCGTTTCGAACAGCATGCCGCCGCGAGACATGGAGTTTTATTTCGGACGCAGCAATTTGGGGGTCTCTGTTTTTAGCTCGCGGGGAGCCAATGGCATTGACGGTATTTTGTCGACGGCCCTCGGCGTGGCCCACGAGGCAGAGCGGACTTTCCTGCTTACGGGCGACTTGGCCTTGTTGCACGACACCAATGGCGCCCTGATCGCTAAGGAGTTGAAGGGGAGTTTGACGATCCTTCTAGTGAACAACTCCGGAGGCGGCATTTTTGAGATGCTTCCCGTCTCGAAATTCGACGATGTATTCGAAAAGCATTACGGTACGGACCAACGAGTCGATTTCTCGAATTGGTCGAAGACCTACGGAATCGATTACGAGTTGATTGGGAGCTGGCCGAAGCTGGAGGAAAAACTAGCCGAGCCATCGGAGGGGGTACGCGTCCTAGAATTGCGTACGGATCGCAAGCTGGACGCAGCCCTGCGCAAGCAGTGGTTCGCAGAGATCAGTGGCCTGCTATTGTAG
- a CDS encoding DUF4202 domain-containing protein: MERTFDKDLLERQLDRVADAGLFLKTIGEIDLLNDDDPKRVALGHRNVGYELYFATQLTAWVLKLAPEASEALMLAARGQHICRWMIPREDYSRDRAGYLSWRADLKKFHAHKMVSILQEMGYDEAMQMRVADLNLKKGIKKDPECQTLEDALCLVFLEKQFAEFSEKTDEEKMVGILQKSWAKMSEAGRDAALSLELSEPCKKLVEKALAG; this comes from the coding sequence ATGGAACGTACCTTTGATAAAGACTTGCTTGAGCGGCAGTTGGACCGTGTGGCGGACGCTGGCCTTTTTCTCAAAACCATTGGCGAGATAGACCTGTTAAACGACGACGATCCGAAGCGGGTGGCGCTTGGACACCGCAACGTCGGGTATGAACTCTACTTCGCCACGCAGCTGACAGCGTGGGTGCTGAAGCTTGCTCCCGAGGCTTCGGAAGCCCTGATGCTCGCGGCGAGAGGGCAGCATATCTGTCGATGGATGATCCCGCGCGAGGATTATTCCCGCGATCGCGCCGGCTATCTCAGCTGGCGGGCGGACTTGAAGAAGTTCCACGCCCACAAGATGGTCAGCATTTTGCAAGAGATGGGCTACGACGAAGCCATGCAAATGCGCGTCGCCGACCTGAACTTGAAGAAGGGCATCAAGAAGGATCCCGAGTGCCAGACCTTGGAGGACGCTCTTTGCCTCGTTTTCCTGGAAAAGCAGTTTGCGGAGTTTAGCGAGAAGACCGACGAGGAAAAGATGGTCGGTATCCTGCAAAAGAGTTGGGCCAAAATGAGCGAGGCCGGGCGCGATGCTGCCTTGAGTCTGGAGCTGAGCGAGCCTTGCAAGAAACTGGTCGAAAAGGCGCTGGCTGGCTAG